The genomic region AAGTGATAAGTGATAACCCAATAGTAATGATATTCTTTATAATGCCCTATATATGAGTTTTAAATCTCACCCAAATCCATAATTCTTTATAGTGCCCTTTCTGACCATctacccatttaaaaaaataataataataaaaaaaaatggtgggcCAATTTTGAGGTAGAGAATAAGATAGTCAAAATTATTTGATGTTTCCATCCTTCTTTTTagatatttgaaacttaaaaattttagttgtactgaaaaaaagaaaaagaaaaatataatgtgtaataacaatagttagaagaatatggatcacttcaaaaaagaatattatcaataaaaaacactaaaataatagtattatatatttagaaaatagAGATATagaaattacttttaaaaactttttaactTCTAGAAAGAACAAATCATCTACgataaaattttgagaataaaGTATACATTTTATATCACATTTCAAAATAATGATATATTTCCATACATTGCGTGACTGTGATTAGTTAGAATAAAAATGGCTTACAAGTTTTACTCCTGATCATCACAGAAGACAAAGCGAACATATATTagcttcattttgttttttgaggaaaataatttattaggaAGGATACACGGGGGAGTGAATGGAACTCGAGGTCGTCAACTAAAGCTCCAAGAGAGATGCATGTAATGGGGTTTTCACGTTGTACATTAATGCACAGAAAGAGGGCGCCCATCAAGTGTAGAGGCAGGGACTATTTTAGATTCAAGACAttcaaagtatatatttttctcatattttttgttttcacttcTGACCATTCATTGGTTCTTTTCTTGAATTGGAAACTGGCCGATTTCTTCATTAAGATTGAATATTATATACGTAAGATGCAACTAGGGTCAcattatttaaatgttaaaataacGTTATACTTTGTATAAtgttaaattcataaaataaaattcaaaatatgaaattgacTCTCTATTTATTTCAAGTACTCTTCAAGGGatattatttaaaacaaatcaaaaaaaaaaaaaaaaaaggagatctTGTTAAGCATAAAAAAGGCTCTCATTACAAGATCTgcaaattccaaaatttttgtaaaaccTGGTGTTTCCGGGATCCAAATTCCAAAATGTCATAAATAGGTCCAAGGATACTGGAAATAATAGGCCCAAAGCTATATACAACCGCACCCcagtgcctttttttttgggtcttgaaACTAGACCCTAGTGTTGTTTGTGTCCAAATGacataatttaaaatgaatagAATTTGTGGGTGAGGTTTGGGTTTCAATAAGTGATAATTcagtaataataatatcttttatAGTATCATATATCTAGGCTTTGAAACCCACCCATTCTTCATGACCATCTATCTATCTAAAAACATAAATTGGTGGGTCAATTATTGAGGTAGAGAATAAGATGGTCAAAATTATTTGATGTTCCCGTCGTGCTATCTAAATATTTTGGTATGGGAAAAATGTCTTTTCTTGTAGagaatttgttttgaattctgTTGTTGTTCTTAACTTCTTCTTGTGGCCTAGTCTCGTTTTTCTTTCGTGAAAGAACGTCTTTTGAACCATTAACTCTAACTTCATTGTACTACAAGACAATGTTATTAATATTGTTTGGTAACCAATGGTTAAAGAGTCATTTGATGTGATcagaaacaaatatatatatatatatatatatatatatatattcatactTGAAACcattatcttttaaaattaGGGATCATTAtgtctcatttaaaaaaaaaagcatttatgtcaattaataattataaaaaaaaaaaaaagctggaaCAGTACATTAAAGAGCTTTAAagcaaaaactcaaattttatcttactttttccttaagaataatgctagagatacaaactattttacaaactgctgatatgataaattattattagtaaataaaaacgtgatattaatggtaagcgtagatgaaaaccaataaaaggttagtcatatcaacattttgtaaaaatgttgtaaaatagtttgtgtatACCATTACTCCTCCCTTAATActtttattgaaatttcaaaaagtgTGACTGTTTATGCTACAAGCCTTAAGGCAATTATAGAAAAACTCTCAATGTTATGAAacaatagaaatttaaaattttaattatgagaaaaaaaatactttctctttccttttattttattttacgtgggatagaattttactctaatagtctagtctaatttaagtgtaagTGTACGTGAAACTCTCTCTTAGAATAGCCCTTGCCTCCCTCACACTTCACAAGCTCTTATATTTGTGAAATGACTATCACGCCAAAGGTGCGCAATagttcttttttcatctctTATCTAGTCATGTAAAGGTTATACTTCAAAATTCAAGCTTATAAGTCTTAAATTCTATCACAGATATTCAATACCACACGTATATTGAATTAATGAGTAGAAGCATAAGAGAGTTTTATCATAAAGCTATTCATATTGAGAAAATACGCATAACGTTTATTGTGATGGGAGTTTGGAGCTGCTTTAATTAATAGACTAGTATTAAATTGTCTCTACTTAAGTCCATTTCAGTCTAATTTGATCCAATTGGTCATTCGGTCAATTTTGGTTCACTTTGGTCCAGTTCAATCCATTCCGTCCAATTCTTTCTAATTTTGGCTCACTTTAATCCAATTCAGTCCATTTGATCCATGCCAATCCAGTTCAGTCCATTTCGGTATAATTCAATTCATTTCTATCTACTTTATACCATTTTTATCAAATTCAATCTATTTCGGTCCATTTCAATCTACCTCGGTCTTTTTAGTCCAATTCATCCATCTCGGTCCACTTtggtaagaatgagaaaaaaCTAGTTTGGgttgaaagtattataaattatttgagtaatattaattgtaattatatgataagttttGATTATTAAGATAATCATCTTTAAGggaatgagaaatttgaaacttaaaaattttagttgtatcaaaagaaattaagaaagtataatgcataataaaaaaaatagaagaaaattgaCCACTTCaaaaaagaacaatataaatagtaaaaccaaaaaagaagatacaattatatatttgtaaaaatagagagatagaaattacttttagaaattgtttaatttttaaagagaacaaattatctacaataagatttaaagaataaattatacattatactacatttcaaaataattatacgCATTGCATTGTGACTAGTTAACTTTTAAATTAAAGTCACGCGAAGTATGTTTTACATACATTCTTCTCACTTTTGACCATTCCTTGGTTCTTTTCTCAAATTGGAAATTGATTGGTTTCTCCATTGAAATTAAATGTTACAAATTTAAATGTCTAACTAGTgtcacattatttaaaatttaaaatttaaaataacattatatgtTGTAATATGTTagattcataaaataaaatctaaataaattatgaaatatactCTCTATTTATTTCAAGTAAACCACAGAAGACATTATCTGGAAAAAAATCttgttaagaataaaaaatttctcattacaAGATCTACAAGAAACTATTGGGTGCTTCATAATAACATTAATGGTATGATCTTGCAAGTACATATCGCTTTTTCTTGTACATAATCATCAAATTATGGGTGACACACATCTGATTTAGTGCTAATAATTTGCAATGACGAAGGAACTAATCATTTGATTCATTACCAAACTAGAAGCAATTCTTGGTTGCTAGAGCTATCCAAGGCTCCAAGCTATCACATTCCTTTGTGAAAatgaaagcaaacaaaagaaagaagacaacAATTTTAACGTGGTTCGGCCATGAAAGCCTACATCTATAGAGtctctattatttttaaagtaatgTTAAAGTTACAAATTATTCCACAAATatgattaccaaaaaaaaaaaaaaaaaacttggacaAATACAAGATAAACTAATAAGTGATTGCTAATAGAAACAAAAGGAGGTGCTACAAATCTTATTTTGTTCCAACAttatacaaaatcaaaacctCCTCAAGTCATGATGGCACCTTCCAATAGGGTCATTGGCCCTCTGTACCTGCATTCAAGGAAGACAATTATCTCTCTAAATCATTGAATTAAGGGAAATCATTTCTATGTATCGGAAGAACATGCTTTGGTTTCCAAAGTAGATTAATGCTATGCGGTGAATGAGGTTTTCCCTTCAAGAGTAAGGAAATGAAACAACTATCCATCTCCCATAGCTTAAAAATTAAGCAACCATTTTAGTTTTAGTCTTGCTAGTAAAAGGATTCATAATAATGCAAGAAGGTTCAGCTTTTGAATCCCAAACTCATTCAACGTTTTTATGGATATGGTTATGCAGGAACTTGTGAGATAGTTAAGATTATAAGTAACTAAATATTTCCAAGTAAATTAGTTAAACTTCTTACCCATTAAAATTCCATAGTTGGAGTAATTTATGCCTATGTCTACATCAAAGATCAAAGgtgtctctataaaaaaaagtagtgtgTAAGTACAATGCCAATAATCTCAACCTCAGCAATGGTAGAAATCACCAAATCGAAAATAgcttaaatttcattttgatttaTGTGTTTTTCAACGAACTTattaaggggggggggggggggggggggacaaaaAAGAGCTTATTCTAAATCATAGAAAACAAATTGGACTAATCTTAATCATATGAATAGTACCATCATGTAATCAAATTTCACATGGCATCAATATTATCAATTTCActataataaaagaaagtacCGTGACAAGCACATGACATTGTGCGACTATATGATCCCCCTCCCTCCATAAAGGTTAGAGCAACAAGTACTATAAGAAACAATTTACCTGTAAGTTAAATTACTCTTTCTCCACGTATTCTAGTTCTGAGGAGTTTCTCTCTAATCAAATGCAACTGAGCTACAACATCAGTCATGTTCATCCTTTCTCTTGGAGATCCCATAGAACAAGACACTCCAATTCCAAATATCAAAATCAAGCACTCCAGAATTTTGGGACTTCCTATTCGATTTTGAATGTGAGTATCATTTGTCCTTGTTTCCATACCTTCTCTTTCCCAAAGTATAATAGGATCCACAACGTTAATGACTCGTTCGGGCAATGCTCCTTTAACAAAATCATGAAGGTTCAAGTTGTCTTTGAATATGTTATCAGTAGGCCTTTTTCCTGTGAACATCTCCAATAATAGTATGCCATAACTGTAGACATCACCACAAGTTGACACCTCGTTTCCCAAACCATATTCTGCAATCGCACAGAACATTCACAATATGATTGATCttgtttcatataaaaaaaaaaattataatagcaAAACTTTGAAAGAGCACTTTAGTggcatataaaaggaaaaaaatttaaaaaggtgGAAATTTCTTTCAGGACATGCTCCTTCTTCTAAAAGGCTTCCTTAAGCTATTTCTGCTTGAAAGTACAtcaagaaatataaagaaagaaaataatttaatattcaaaaatagaaaaggtaCTCACTCACCTGGAGGAGCATAACCAATTGTTCCTCTTAATCCAATAGAGCTTGATTGATTAGCATGACACTCGGTGGCCTCAAGAAGGAACCTTGCCAAGCCAAAGTCCCCCACATGTCCAATCATTTCATCATCGAGAAGAACATTGCTAGGCTTGAGGTCGCAATGAACAATTGGTGCATGGCAATGATAATGAAGATATTCCAATGCATTTGCAACATCAATAGCAATATTCAATCTTTGAAGAAGATTCAAATTCTTTTGTTCCTCAAGAACCTCATTTGTTCTTGAAATTGGATGCAACCAGTCGTCTAGGCTGCCATTAGTCATGAACTCGTATACTAAAGCTTTGAAATCATGACCTTGATAGTCAACACCTGAACATACTGTGAGTACCTTTAACAAATTCCGATGTCTGATGTTTCGCAAAGCCTCACATTCAGCAATAAAACTTCTGGAAGCTCCACGATGCAAAAGGTTGAGCACCTTGACAGCAACTATACATCTATCATGACCAAGAATTCCTCTATACACAGATCCAAAGCTTCCCACACCAATTAAATTAGTGGAGGAAAATGCATCTGTAGCTTTTAGGAGACTTTGGTAAGATACATTCAAAAGTAAATTTTgtgaattatttaaaatactttcccttctctttcttttaaaagaGAAGAGAAGTAGAAATGAAATCACCAAAGTTATTCCAAAAAGGCCACAAAGTATAGAGATTATTAGCTTCAAGGAAAGAGTCAACTTCCTCTTCTTGGGTTTATTGTATTTACATACAGGAAGATCAAACTTTGGCATGCCTCCACATAACTTACTGTTTCCCTTAATCACGGTTGCACTAATGTTCTTGAAAACTCCATTTGTTGGTACCTCCCCTTCGAAATTGTTATAAGACAAATTCAATAACTTCAAGAAGATAAAGCTctccaaaaattttggaatattgccagagaaattgtttttagaaagatctaaaagttgaagGCCCCTTAATGATTCCAAAGATGAAGGAATGACCCCTTGAAAGAAGTTGCTACTCATGGCTAGATATTCTAGTTTTACACAGCTACCAAGACTTGTTGGAATTTTTCCAAACAACATATTTCCAGAAATATCCAAgacttctaaattttttaaattttctacttCTGTAGGAAGGACACCAGTAAATTTGTTGGCTGACAAATATAGAGAAATTGCTGAGAATGAGAGACCAATTACTTGATATGATATTGTACCATTGAGATTGTTTTCAGAAAGATCCAAATGAATCATATTTTCACACTTGACTAGACTTAAGGGGATGCTTCCTTGAAGATTATTATGGTCTAAATACAAAGCTGTCAAAATAGTTAAATttccaagagaagatggaatgtTCCCGAAGAAATTGTTTGCAGATAAAACCAAATATTGTAACTTTTGTagcttttcaatttcaaaaggaATATGACCTGATAATTTATTGTTGTCCATAGCTAGTTCATCCAAATTCGTCAAATTTCCTATTCCAATAGGAATGTTTCcagatattttattattacttagaaCCAATTTGGTGAGAGTAGTTGAGAAATTGACAATGCACTCGGGCAACTCTCCCCCAAAGTTATTTATATGTATCAACACAAACCTTAGATATGTGGCATTTGTCAAAGAACAGAGAAAACTCAAGTCATTTGCCCCTCCATTTCCAAGCTCGTTAAAGTATATTAAAAATCGTGAAAGTTTGTTTAACTTCTCCAAAGAAGGAACTTTTCcacttaaattattttcattaagtTGAAGCTGCAATAGAATTGAGGCATTAGATATTGAAATAGGGATAGGTCCAGTAAATTGATTGGCATAAATGCTTAAAACTTTGATATTTTGTAGGGTGATTCCTATGTCCAATGGTAGGTGCCCTTGGATTTGGTTGCCTCCTACATCAAACTCCTGTAACGAAGACAAATTGAAGATTGAGGGAGGAATTCTTCCAGACAACCTATTTAAATCGACATAAAAAGTTGTAAGTTTCGTCAATTGGCCAAAAGAATGAGGGATACTCCCACCCAAGTTATTAGAGCTTGCAGAAAACACTTCTAGAGAGGATAAGTTACCGAAAAAGGATGGGATACTTCCtgtcaaattatttatttcaaaagaAACGATTTGGAGCTTTGACAAAGTGCCAAGAGTTGTAGGGATTTCCCCATCCAAAACGTTGCGACCGAAATTAATGAATTTGAGGTTGGTGCAATgggataaatttcttggaattttgCCAATATGTGTGTTATTGTACAAGCGTAGCAATTGCAATCTGCGTAAACGGTCAATTTCTGAAGGAATTTCATTATGAAAGCTGCTGCCTCCGATTGATAgtgttttcaaaaaacttaaattaccAACATGTGGTGATATAGAGCCTACCAGTTCCGAAAATCGCAGCAGGTCCAACACAATGACCCTCTGATGTCGACGACCACAGGTAACCCTTCGCCATTGACAAAAGTGGATGCTATCATTCCAAGAGCTCAAAAGCTGGAGAGGATCATGAGTGATCTTGGCTTTGAACTCAAGCAACGCCAACCGATCCGTCTCATTATTCCCGCCAACAACAGAGGTGACTAACAAGCCACACCACCAGAGAAGGATAAAAGCATGcatgaaaaaagaagaggacGGTGGAGATGAACTCCACTGGGAAAGCCCCATATGCAATATGGTTGAAGAGGCAGTTGGTACAAGTGTGTATTGTGAGGGAAGGCTAATTTGGCTGTGTATAGAATCTCAAGAAGTGGCAAATTTATaaagagagcgagagagaagAAATTTGGTGCGAGAATTTTGGGGATTATAGTCGGTCTGATCATCTTTAATTAATCAGACCGTGTACCCATGATCCACGTGGAATGCTATAGTTTTGCTCCCTTTATATTACACCAAAGCGCTGGACGTGGAATGCtatagttttctatttttaattaaaatatttttttgtgcgTAAAAAATGTAATAGATGCTATCAAAAAACTtctataatttctttttgtgTAAGAAATTGTAACTGGGGCTatcaaaaaatttctacaaGCCATAAATGCATTTGGAAAAGAATTAGACTACTCATTTCATATAACTTTAGATCTTTTAATCAAAGTATATTCGTCTATTTCTAAAAGCTCTTTATAACTTGTAGTTTTGATAATAAATCTATAccacaaaaaaattcatctaattgttttttttttttcctagtaacAAATTTCTTAAGAGATCCTTTTTTAGATTCAATTAATTCTTctattctgttttttttttttttttttaagtatgtatattcatattttttaatatacctTTATCGATTAAAAatatgtagaaataaaataaacaagatCTACAATAAAAATTCTAATCCAACTAggataaaataaattgtaaagtGTAGTAtaataaaacctttttttttttttgcaaattacaacttacccacctaTAATTTGGCCGAAGTTAAAGTTGTCTACttgtagtttgaaatttgacactttacccacctgagattTGATCGAAATTTGAGTTTtctacctgtggtttgaaatcCCATGATGCAAGTCTTCCGTCGGTTTctttttgatcttgtatttttatgtttttttgtgtttttagaggagagagatataaaagtggagtgaaatcaaatatttagccatgtttttaacaaaggtAGGTTACGAAACTCTACCTAAATATATGTGGGTGAAGCTTTCTCATGCAGACTTGAACTCTGACCCTTGTCTTCACtgcctacaagcacttatacttgtgaagtgaccatcgcgCCAAGAATACACTGTCATAAAACATAATTTATCAAATGCACTATATATGAGAGTTTTACTTATTGATGGAAATGCACTAGTATTTGTTTCAAACTGAATGGGTAATTCcatcaaatgaaaatatataggacaaaatttagttacaaaattaattgtaaccTAAGGGTATAACCTTactcattatctttttattggagatgaattttgTCCCCACtgcccacaagtacttatacttgtaaagtgaccatcGCGCCAAGAGTACACTGTTATAAAACATAATTTATCAAATGCACTATATATGAGAGTTTTACTTATTGATGGAAATGCACTAGTATTTGTTTCAAACTAAATGGGTAATTccattaaatgaaaatataaaggaaaaaatttaattacaaaattaattgtaacttaagggtgcaaccttactcaatatctttttattggaaatgaattgtgataaatccaccattggattaaattttcttcttatattttccatacttgcaaaatttctaaaaaattaaaaatcaatagttatgtcatcaataaaatgtttaaattgtaagtctttgtattttaaatttattcataaaatataatatcatagattatatagtaaataatattttattagtacaaaatttgacatgcgtattgaaaacataaagaacatgcaattcaatagtTAGCTTTTTAAAAGATGTAGTAATGTTAATGATGTTAAATAAGGTTGTAGTTTTAGGCTATAACCAACTTTGTAGCTAAAATTTGTCCAATAATATATTGTCAATTTAGTTAAATTTGTCATACTGTAtggatgtatgtatatataaaataaatgaaagaagaaagcaaaagaaacgTAACATGACATGTAGGTCCATAAGGCATCTTTATCATCTAATCAATGGGTTCGGTGAATAGGTGTGAATAGAAAACCAGTGATTTATTTATGGTCTTAGTCCATAATTAATCTTCTGGACACATAATGATCATGGAGGTGTTTTGTTAATTGAAGTTTCAATATACATtgatttacatatataattactTTAGTTAGTTACTAGCCTcctgctcagaggctcttctatatttttttggttaaaggttaacaatttgcatttattataatttgaaaatatttttttttccaaacaaataaaaatgataaattttagaaataagcaactgtaatttctttcttagatgtGTGTTTGAAAGTGGTATAGTAATATATAGAGAAAAGTTTGGGTGGGAAAAATAAGATGAACGTAATGGGAAAGAAGATTGAATTTTAGAAGttctcttagttttttattttttaaaattgggggctgttttacttttattggatgaaaaataaataaaaaatgctaaattttagggaataaaaagatgaacctaaagaaaaaacaaaattctaaattttaggagtctcctttgtaattcaaaatgaaatttgttatttgacatttttgacTATATTTCTAAGAGACCTTTCGTTGATgaaggtatttttgaaccacataaaaattCAGTTGAAATGGTGAAATTTTCTTGTAGTTATAGATTATACGAGGATTAGTGACTCGTAATTCTATAAGACGTGCATGACGGTTAATGGGTCTCCAGTCTCTACATGaccacattcattttttttctaaatttccaTTGCCAACTATATTCCAATCCATCGTGTTCctatgaataaatttttaacaTAGCAGGGGAAAAAATTTAATGCTTCAATTGATTATTATCAGCAAGGACAATATTAATAAATTCGTAATCTTCACCCAAAAGACCAAAACCCACGTTATTGTTTAAGAATATTGGTGTTGATAAggttttaattttcagttgtggAATGTTGTTTGATGGATGTACGAAATGagagagaaacaattaaaaaaattttaaaaaataaaaataatattattatgtgaatgtttttgaaaaatggcctaaaaagaaataaaattttatattaaaataaatgaaatttttgcaTGAGCTATATTTATTGAGTAACGCtacagttacaaactattttacaatatttttacaaaatgttaatGTGACCAACTacttattagttttcatctagatctactattaatatcacttttttatttaccaataattgCTCActacattagcaatttgtaaaaaaatttatatctctaacattattcatattcatttgatttttatgtCTAAGATAGATATTGAGTAAATTAAAAGATTGCTAGGCTTTGTAACTGAGGTCCACACTCCACATGCAAGTGACCCTTGTCACTATCATGAAATGCTCAATACAATTACTTGGAAAAGCGTAATGATTAAGTATGAGACCCATATATCACTGATACGTGGGTCCTACTTCAAAATTAAATCTCATTCGTATAGTGcacaataattttttgtcaataagAGATTTTAGCTTTTAAACAAAATTGTAGTTAACCTATTACCTATGTGAAGGTGTTAAAATTCAATCAATAATTGACACATAAAGATGCTTGATTTAGGTGTGGGAAAAGATGTATTGTTAGCGTTAACTAGAGTTaggaatataaatttttttcaaaatactaaagAGAAAAGAGGGAAGAGAAGATAAGACAAAAGAAATGAATAATAgcaagaaaatgagaaagaaaagaaaagaaatcaattgaCAAAAATTAGCCCAAACCCACCTTCCCCATTCCATCATCAACTACACAATAACTCGCTCTCTCACTATAGCTCACACAAATTAgagaaagcaagaaagaaaataaagagcgAGAGATATGGAGGTCAAAATCAAAGGACTTGACGTTCGACATGATAGGGTGTTTTAGTGGGGTCCAAACGTATcggaaaaatattttatataagatagcaattaatcttttatttttttgaaattttacatgcatgaagaatataataagaatatgcaatctaacgattagattttcaaaattcacactcaatataaaaatatatgagaagtttatagaatttctttctaaataaatttggagaaaaattttGTTCCATTGCAAATAtgtgaacccaaaaaaaatagtttcttcctttttatttcttccaTAGTAACCATATAGAGGAAAGGACTATGTATCTTCTCATCcctcttttcttcctctttcctcCAGCCTTTCCAAACAGAGTGTAAATTTCTCTAATACTTGGTTCCTTTCACACCATAGACCCCACTTCCCACATGGGTGCACAGTAATCCTTGCCAGATTCCTGGCCCCACATTAGCCCAAACCCACCTTCCCCATTCCATCATCAATTACACAATGACTCGCTCTCTCACTATAGCTCACACAAATTAgagaaagcaagaaagaaaataaagagtgaGAGATATGGAGGTCAAAATCAAAGGACTTGACGTTCGACATGATAGGGTGTTTTAGTGGGGTCCAAACGTATcggaaaaatattttatataagatagcaattaatcttttatttttttgaaattttacatgCATGAAGACTATAATAAGAATATGCAATctaacgattagattttcaaaattcacactcaatataaaaatatatgagaagtttatagaatttctttctaaaaaaatttggagaaaaattttGTTCCATTGCAAATAtgtgaacccaaaaaaaatagtttcttcctttt from Castanea sativa cultivar Marrone di Chiusa Pesio chromosome 11, ASM4071231v1 harbors:
- the LOC142615067 gene encoding LRR receptor-like serine/threonine-protein kinase EFR, with translation MGLSQWSSSPPSSSFFMHAFILLWWCGLLVTSVVGGNNETDRLALLEFKAKITHDPLQLLSSWNDSIHFCQWRRVTCGRRHQRVIVLDLLRFSELVGSISPHVGNLSFLKTLSIGGSSFHNEIPSEIDRLRRLQLLRLYNNTHIGKIPRNLSHCTNLKFINFGRNVLDGEIPTTLGTLSKLQIVSFEINNLTGSIPSFFGNLSSLEVFSASSNNLGGSIPHSFGQLTKLTTFYVDLNRLSGRIPPSIFNLSSLQEFDVGGNQIQGHLPLDIGITLQNIKVLSIYANQFTGPIPISISNASILLQLQLNENNLSGKVPSLEKLNKLSRFLIYFNELGNGGANDLSFLCSLTNATYLRFVLIHINNFGGELPECIVNFSTTLTKLVLSNNKISGNIPIGIGNLTNLDELAMDNNKLSGHIPFEIEKLQKLQYLVLSANNFFGNIPSSLGNLTILTALYLDHNNLQGSIPLSLVKCENMIHLDLSENNLNGTISYQVIGLSFSAISLYLSANKFTGVLPTEVENLKNLEVLDISGNMLFGKIPTSLGSCVKLEYLAMSSNFFQGVIPSSLESLRGLQLLDLSKNNFSGNIPKFLESFIFLKLLNLSYNNFEGEVPTNGVFKNISATVIKGNSKLCGGMPKFDLPVCKYNKPKKRKLTLSLKLIISILCGLFGITLVISFLLLFSFKRKRRESILNNSQNLLLNVSYQSLLKATDAFSSTNLIGVGSFGSVYRGILGHDRCIVAVKVLNLLHRGASRSFIAECEALRNIRHRNLLKVLTVCSGVDYQGHDFKALVYEFMTNGSLDDWLHPISRTNEVLEEQKNLNLLQRLNIAIDVANALEYLHYHCHAPIVHCDLKPSNVLLDDEMIGHVGDFGLARFLLEATECHANQSSSIGLRGTIGYAPPEYGLGNEVSTCGDVYSYGILLLEMFTGKRPTDNIFKDNLNLHDFVKGALPERVINVVDPIILWEREGMETRTNDTHIQNRIGSPKILECLILIFGIGVSCSMGSPRERMNMTDVVAQLHLIREKLLRTRIRGERVI